TGTATCATTATGGATTACAACATCACCTTCCTTATAAAATTTATCGCCTTCAGCAACATATTTAGTTGGATTACAACTTGAAATAAGCAATAACCCTATAGAAAAGGCCAGAAATTGTTTAATTTTCATTGTTGCCTCCTTCTTCTTCTTCGTTTTTAATAGCAGATTTATTTGGTTCAATTATTTGATTGTTCGTTGTATCTCTATTTGTTGTATCTCTTCTTGTAGAATCAATAGGATTTATTGTACTATCTTGATTCTTTAGCTCTTCCTGTTTTCTTTCTTGCTCTCTTTCTTCCATACGTTTTCTAAACTCAGGGCTATGGATCATTAAGCTGTCACGGATAACCATTCTTACCGAATCGCGGTATACAGAATCTGTTTCCATCCTGTCAACATCAAATCTCCTTCTGAAACCACGGCTGTCAGTGTTATAATACTCCTGCAATGCTTTGGAATTCATGAATAATTCTCTAAATCTATTATAGCTCATATTGATGATGAAACCTATACCGGTCTCTACAAATTGACCTTGTAAAGTAGCTTGATATTGGTTTTTACGGTAGACACGAGCAAAGTATCGACCATCTTTAGATAATTGATAATCAAGAGAAATGTCTCCAGCAATATTGGAAGCTTTTTCACCCGGACGTGTGTTACCTTCCACCTCAAAATTAGAACCGATGGTGATTTTTAACCTGTCATCGAACAGCATTTTGGAAATACCTACATTTAAATCTGTTCTGGTCTGAGCATTACCTGTCAGATAATCTTCCTCTGAATTTAAGTTGAAATCCAACTCAACTCCTTTGATAAGATCTGAAGCCAGGTTGTTTAACTGACCTGTCAAGAATGAACTTACTGTGCTTCTTACCATTGCCTCAGTACCTCCACCAGATAAACTTTCAAATGGATTTGCAGACATAAATCTTCCTAAAGCAATCAATGAGAAAACTTGTTTGTTCAATTCTGCTGGGTCTTCACGTAAATTTGAAAGCGCAATATTTACTTTACTTACTACATCTTGAGAAACAATTGCATTGTTTTCATCTAGATCGATATCAAAATTTATTTGAGGCTTGAATAACTCACCAGTAAGCTTTAATAGGACATTAAACGGAACACGTTGTTTATATAAGTTTTGGCTTTCCGAAGAAATTTGATTTTGTACCAATTCTAAAGTCGCAAACTTTCCAGTATAAACTGCCGTGATATCCAACCTTGCATCCAAAGGATCGCCATTCCAAGTTATAGTACTTCCTTTTTGGAAACTAAAATCTTTTGAAATTGGACCAAATGAGAAAGTATAGTCACCTTTCTCTACGGTGAAAGTTCCTGACATTGTTATCTTATCGTTGGCATCAATACTTGTATTGATTTCAGCTATACCTTGGATATTCAATGCATCTTGAGTTCCTTCGTCTAAAATTACTTTAAACTTAGCATCTGGGTCTGTAGTTAAATTCAAAGCTATGTCGTATCCTGATAGGGTGTTCGACACAGTAGTCATAGAATCTAACTGCGCAAATACGTTTGCCCTAGCCGTATCACTTCGATCAACAAATTTTACCACACCTTCACGCTGTGCTACACCCGGATCTTCATTAGGAACTATAAAGTTGAAATCAGTATTGTCATTTGCCTTAACATTACCATCGATTCTTGGTTTATTTAAGTCACCAGTGATTCTTAAGTTTGAGGTAACATACATTTTTCCAAAGAAAAGGTCGTTATCCAATCGGGTAGAATTCATCACCTCAAAGTTGTCGGTGGTTAAATTCAGATTAAAAACAAAGTCTGTATAGGTTGTTGTTTTTATGGTACCATTTAACCTCGCAACATTGTTTTTAGAATCCACTAAATTAAATTGTCTGAAAGTAATTCCTTGATCGTTGAAATAAATCTTTTGATTATCAACTTTCATATTGGAGTTTAACATCGAAGCATTTATGATAGCATCGTGGAATGTTAGTTCTCCATTTATCCGTGGGGCAGAGGTTGTGCCGGTGATTTTAAGAGTACCTTCTAAATCTCCCTGTGCGTCACGCAGATTCCCTAAACTGAATGCTTCGATTGTCTTCATCCGCATTGGATTCAGATTTAGAGTAGCATCAATTTGCATATCTCCCTCTGGTGGAGAAATTACATCACCCACTAAATGAACATCATTTCCATTTTCCGTAATTCTAACATCGGCAGAGTAGGTGTTTTCCTTGATGTTATTAACTTTCAATGCGACATTACCAATGGTATCTGTACCAAAGAAAAATTTATCAATTGTTAGGTCTGAAACAAATACTGGTGTAGACTCAAATCTTGAAACAGTAGCATTTCCGTTTATTCCACCACCAAGTTTCAATGTTTCAGATTGCAGCATTTCAGTAATGGTTTCAATTCTAAAGTTGTTGAAGTTTAAATCAACAGGTGAATTGAACGTTGAATCTTGAGATTGAATCCTTAATTCTTGGCCATCATTGGACAAGATAAATCCAGAAGCTCGAACACCACGGTCTCCAAAACTGATTACATTATTAGGTTCAATATCCCAATCTTCATAATTCAACATCAATCCGTCCTCTTTCAAGGAAATATTGTAACTATTATTAGCAACTTGCATTGTCGCTCCTAAATGATATTGCTCTTTATCTTCTTTATCCTTGATCCATAAACCAAAGTCCACATTGTTTTCAACGACACTACCACTCATAACTGTGTTTCGTAGTTCAATGTTATTTACCAATATATGGCCAATTAAAGCATTATAGTACATTGTACTATCTGCAGTAATAATATCTAATCCGACATTCTCGATTTCTGTGCCTGCATAGGTAATTTTTTGGTGCTAGCAACTTGGCCATAAGATTATGATCAGCACTATTGAAGGTACCATCGAGGGTAACATCTTGCATTTCTGTTAAATCCGGAAGAAAATTTCTGATAATTCTTGAATGATTTAATCGCGCAGAAAACTCAAACTGTTGCGGTGAATATTCATATTTGACATTTTGACCTGTAGGATTATAATATGTTTGAATAATATCCTGAATAGAAGATCCTAATTCAGTTAATTTATAATCACCAGTCAAATGGGCATTTAAAAACTCTGAGCTTAATAATATCGTATTTCTTCCAGTATCAGATTGCGCTGTTAAAGCAACGGTGTCCAAAGCATACAGATCTTTTTCATATGCTATAGATGAATTGGTGACATAAAGTGAACCGTTAAGATTGTCCAAATCCAAGGTTTCAAAATCTGCTATAATCTTTCCATGATATCTCACATTCTGATCCATCAGCTTAAGATTTTTGAAATTAATGCTGTCGATCATCATTTCAGCATATAATTTTGGAAATTGTCCACGCATATCTGCCTGGATATTGGCGTCTAAATCGATATTTGGGTCAGGGCTATGTAGGGTTCCTGCAATATCTCCGGATTTTGCTGTCAAATCAAATTCAATGTTTTTGTAACTATAACCCATTGCATCAAACTGATTCAGAGTTCCTACAACATCCGCGTCCATAGTTTTCGGATTCAAACCTGTACCATTCACCTGCGCTTGAGCTGAAACATAGCCTAAAACAGAATCTTGTTTTAAAAATTCACCTAAATTGAAATTATCTACAGTTACAAAGGCATTGTAAGTGGTGTCTCTGCCCATGTTTAATTTTCCATTAACTGTAGCATTACCTTGTTCAGTTATCAGCTTCATATTAGCATCAAAGCCCGTCATTCCTCCTTTGAACGTTCCTGCCAAGCTGATATTTCTAGGTAATTGAATGCTGTCTGGCATCAATGAAGGTGCAATAAGTTGATTAAGATCATTTCTACCTGTCACCAATTTTTTCAGATCTAAATCAATATAGAGTTTATCCATGTCAGGCAACCCTTTGATGTGAGCTGTAGCTATAAGATGCGTATTGTTTAATGTCTTGAATTCAAACCTTGGGATTCGTAAATCATTTAATTTACCCATTACACGACCATCTATGTAGAATTTTTTGGTCATTAATGGTTTCATTACTTCTTCTTTTTCTAAGTCTGGTGCTAAAAATCTAATATCCTTCATGTCAATGTGACTTTTCTTGATATTCGCATTGATTGTCATTGCAGAAGGATTTTCGGAAACTGCATCCAAGGAAGGGTAGGAGATTTCAATCTCATCCCGTATCAATGTATTCGGAGTCTCCAATAACAGGTCTTTAATGGTTGCACCTGTATTGGTATAAACAAAATCTCCTTTGAGCTGATTTAGTTTAAAGCCTGAATGGTCTGCAACAGTTAAACCCTTCAGGTTACCTGAAATGGAATCCGAAGAGTAATAAACATCATCCATTGCGCCAGCAAGGTCCGTAAGCTTAAGGTTAAAATAGTCAATTCCTTTTGTACGAGGTTGGTTATCATCCTTATACCAAACATTTGTGTTTTCAATGACGAGCTTATTTACCGAAACTTGCCAATTCATGGAAGTGGTCGTGGTATCTGCTTCGTCATCAAAAGTATGCTCCTGAGTAGTTTTGCCAAATAAAACCTCTGAATCAGAATCAGAAAGTTTTATTTCCTTCAATTTTACAATTTCTTTGTTTAAATCTATTTGTTCGACATTACCAGCTAAGTTTTTGATATCAAACTTAGTTTCCATGTTGATCGCTTTGTCGTGATATCGTACCAAAATATTCTTTAGATCCAATGTTTTGATATCGATATCTGGAAGTAAGCTAGTGGTTTCTACAGTGTTGTCAGTGATTCCGAAATCAGATGCTTTTACAGAATCTTGACCTGTAATGACCTGCCATTGGGTAATGCTGGCAGATAAGCCATCAATTTTTACATCCGGCATACCGAATGCCATATTATTAGTAAGGTCAAATTTGGTGACTCTAGTATTGAATTTATTTAAAGAGATATCAGCAGAGGTTCCTATGACATCATCTTTATATTTGAATTTTATATTTTCAAATAGTACTTTATCAATATCGAAAGTTAGAGCAGAAGTTGAGTCAGCAGTAGGAGTGCTTTCTTTTTCTGTTGCAAAGGCTGCTACGATGTAATCAAAATTGAAACTACTGTCAGGGAGTTTACGGTTAATCTTGGCAGTAATTCCTTTCAACTCCAATTCATTGATCTCAACAGTATTTTTTAATAATTTAAGCATATTGATGTCAACCATCAACGATTCACCCGCTAATAAGGTATCTTTAGATTGATCAGCAAAGAAGACATTGTTTAATTCCAGCTTTTTTGGGAAATTAATATAAATATGGCCAATATCAACTTGAGTTCCTAGTTTATTCTCAAGGTAATTCGAAACCTTTCCCACTACATAATTTTGTACTGAGGGTAAGCGAATTAAAAAAACTAATAGTAAAAGTAATGCTATTATGGAACCAATTATCCACAAGACTGTTTTTAATACGATTCGACCAAATCTATTCAAAGCCTGATATATATCCTTTAATAATTATTAATGTATCCTTACTTAACACCTTTAGGCAACTTTTGTTTAAAAATAAATCAATTTAATTGCGGCATTATTTTCCTGCAAATATATACTTTGAAAAGGAAAAAACCCTTTATTTCTTTATTGACATACACCAAATTCAAGCAAGGAATGTGCCGCTTATTCTATTAATAATCAATTTGTTTACATTAACTATTTTGATTTAGGTAAGTTGAAATTATTATTTATTATAATTTAAATATAATTGCACTATAGTTATTTAAATTTCTTTATATAAACATAGCTTAAACGCTACTTTTGATACATTTGTAATATTTTTCAGGCCATCAAAACTAACTTCAGCAAATAATCACAAATTTTTATTTCAAAAGCCATTTTAAGGCTGAAAATTAGTATCTTAAATTCCTCAATCAATCTAAATTATAATATGAATAGAAAAAACTTTATTACAAGTCTAATCGTAGGAGCGGGTACCGGAGCTTTCTTGAGTTCTTGTGCCAATGAAAATTCCCAAAATAAATCTGATAATCAAACAACAAACAATGAAAATATGAGTAACACAGCAACACAAACTGATGAATTATCTACTGGCTTAATTTTGCACTCAGTTTATTTTTGGCTTAAAGAAGGTATAACTCCAGAAGAAGACAAGGATTTCTTGAACTTTTTCGAAGCATTAAAGACTATACCGTCTGTAAAAACTTTGAAAGTTGGAAAACCTGCTCCTACACATCAAAGAGATGTCGTAGACAATTCATTTTCATACCTATTATTTGTGACATTTGAAAGCATGGATGATATCAACAATTATGAAGTGCATCCGGATCACTTGGCTGCTATTGATAAATACAGTAAATATTGGACAAAAGTTCAGGTTAAGGACGCCATCTTAATTTAAGAAAATAAAAGAAGCCCCAGCATATGCTGGGGCTTCTTTGTTCAGTAAAAAATCTAGAAATTAGTGTACTTCAATATCAGTACTTTGAGTGTTTTCTTCAGTTTTTGGAGCTTCTTCACCTTCATTTTCGGCAGTTTTGTCTGTGCGTTCTACAGTGATTTTACATTCTGTAAGCAAAGCAGCTAAAGCGCCAACGGCAGCAAAAATTGGAGCTAAGACTACTCCGATCACTCCTAGGGTTACTGGAAAGCTCATGATATCTTTCCCGTGTTTATCAGAAATGCTGATCTTCGTAACGTTTCCTTCAGCAATTAATTCTTTGATTCTTTTTAATAAGTTCTCTCCTGTTACCGAGAATGTTTCTTTAATTGACATAGTTGTTTGTTTTTATTTGATATACAATTTGTTGCACTCCGTTAATCTTTATATTCAAAGATAATACTTGTATCATGCTAACAAGTATAAGATTAGGTCAATCAATATAAATTTTCGGTAATTACCTCCAAAATATCGGTGAAACTCATCTTAACAGATCTTTATTTTATGAGCTCCTGCATAATGACCACTAATCCCATGATTAAAACAAACCAACCAAAAGCAGGTTTTAATTTTTTACCATCAATTTTTTGGCTCATTCTTGCTCCTATTAGTATTCCAACTATGGCAATCACGGATATTGTAAGTAGAAAGTGCCAGTCTATTAACTGTAGATCCAAATTCCCAATAAACCCGAATAAAGAATTACAAGCAATTATAACTAAAGAAGTCCCTACGGCATTTCGCATGCTCATGTGATTAAAATAATCAAGGCAGGAATAATTAAAAAGCCGCCACCAGCGCCAAACTAATCCGCTGATTAAACCGACAGAAGATCCCTTGAACGATCAAGGAGAAAATATTCCCCTTACTGTTTTTATTTACCTTTTCACCAGCTTTACCCTTAATCATTTTATATGCCGCGAATACCATCAAGACAGCAAATAATAACATGATCGCTTGATTCTTGTTAAATTCCCAGCCGCTAGTTAGCATGAAAGTTTCAGGAATTAGGTCCAATAGGTAATGCCTTGTCAGAAATACAGTGATAATAGAAGGCAATCCAAAATATAATGCGGTTTGAAAATCTATGGATTTAGATTTTAAATAAGGTAAAGCACCTACTGAGGAGGTTGTTCCAACAATAAATAAAGAATATGTGGTAGCCATTAGTGGTTCAACATGAAATAAATATACAAGAACTGGCACAGTTAAAATGCTCCCACCTCCACCTATTAATCCCCAATGATATACCAATTGCAATTGCTGAAAGATATCCAAATATTTCCATTCCTAAATTTTCTTTATAAAAAGGTGAAGGAAAGAATATCCAGAGTTGGTCACTTTAGTTACAGAACTCATTCTCATTTAGTTTGTTCAATTTTTGGTAACATTGGTTACTGTTAACGATATCTAATCACTTTATCTTTGTTTCAATAAATTATTTAAGATATGGAGTTAATTATGGGGCCGTGGCCTTGGTATGTTGGAGGAGGCATTGTTGCCCTTGTTATGATTGCCTTAATTTTATTAGGTAGGAGTTTTGGATTTTCTTCCAATTTTAGAAATATCTGTTCGGCATTGGGAGCAGGTAATACCTGTAGTTTCTTTGACTTTGATTGGCGAAAACAGAAATGGAATCTGCTTTTTTTAGTAGGAGCTGTTATTGGCGGGTTTTTATCAGCACATTTCTTGTCAAACAATCAAGTGCCTCAAATTTCAGCAGCAACCATAGCAAAGTTGAATGAGCTAGGATTTGAGAGTGCAGGCAAAGAATATGTGCCATCAGAAATATTTAAAACGATGAATCTCAAAAAATATAATACTGTTATCAGTAGGGGGGCTTTTGATTGGTTTTGGTACACGTTACGCTGGTGGATGTACATCAGGACATGCAATTTCAGGGTTGAGTGACTTACAATTACCTTCATTAATTGCAGTTATAGGATTTTTTATTGGTGGACTGGCTTAATGGTTCATGTGTTTTTCCCTTTTATATTTTAAGACATGAGAAAAATTAGTATATATATTATTGGGGCGTTGTATTTGGGATGGCTAATGTATAAAGGCAGAAGCAGCGTCGTGGTTTAGGATTTATGAGATGTTTAATTTCCAGTCATTTCATATGTATGGATTTATGGGACAGCATTGTTAATAGGATTACCTGCAGTTCAATATTTAAAAACGTAAAAAAATCAAAGGACATTGATGGTAACCAGATCGTCATACCTCCTAAAGCTAAATCAATTCCGCGATATTTTGATAGGTGGTATACTTTTTGGATTAGGCTGGCCCTTAATTGGTGCTTGTCCAGGACCAATCTTTGTTTTGATTGGAGCAGGAGTATATCCTATGTTGATCGTTGCAGGATTCGCTATCCTAGGAACATACTTATATGGATTGGTAAAAGATAAATTGCCTCATTAATAGTATGATGTGTAACAAAAGTAGCGGAATTATATGGATTAGTGGATTAGCTTTGTTATATTAAACCAGTTGTTATGATTAAAATATTATCATTGCCTGAGTATAAAGCTCAGATAGAAATGCCAGATGTTCAACTTCTAGATGTTAGAACAGAAATGGAATATGAGTTGGGGAAGATTAAAGATGCCCAACTTATCAATGTTCAGTCCTCCTGATTTCGAGGAACTAGCAAAGCAATCATTAAACTTTCAAAAACCTATTTATCTATATTGTAGAGCTGGTATAAGATCTCAATTGGCAGCGAATATATTGAAAGGATTAGGAGCAAGTGAAGTTTATGACCTACAAGGAGGATACCTTAATTGGGTACAGAACGAGAAATAAAAGACATTAACTAATTAGAAATTAATACATAAAAAATAAACTATGTTTTTTCAACAAGTATATGATAAAACTTTAGCCCAGGCCAGCTACTTTATAGGTTGCCAGGCGAAAAATGTAGCGATTGTAATCGATGCAAAAAGAGATATTGACACTTATTTGGAGATTGCAAAGCAGAACAACATGAAAATAACTCATGTTGCAGAAACACATATTCATGCTGATTTCTTAGCGGGTTCACGAGAACTCGTAGAGGTCACAGGCGCTGACTTGTACCTTTCAGATGAAGGTGGTGAAAACTGGCAATATGAATTTCCACATATCGGCTTAAAGGAAGGAGATAAAATAGAGGTCGGCAATCTATCTCTAGAAGTGATACATACACCAGGGCATACGCCTGAAAGTATCAGTTTTGTTTTAAGAGATCATCCAGCTTCTAATGAGCCTGTTATGATTTTTACAGGTGATTTTGTTTTCGTTGGTGATATTGGTAGGCCCGATCTTTTGGAGGAAGCAGCTGGTATGGTCGGAACTAAGGAGATCGGTGCAGAACAAATGTTTGAGTCATTGAAAAAATTCGCTGCATTGCCAGATTATGTTCAGGTTTGGCCGGGTCATGGTGCAGGTTCAACATGTGGTAAAGCTTTAGGAGCCGTTCCTAGCAGTACAGTAGGATATGAAAAAATCAGAAATTGGGCCTTCCAGTTTGGTGATGATTATGAAGGATTTAAAAACTACCTTTTAAGTGATCAACCTGAAGCTCCAGTTTATTTCGCAATGATGAAGAAACTGAATAAAATAGACCGTCCATTGTTGGTGGAAGTTCCTCAACACCCAACATTATCTTTGGATAATATTGCTAACAGAAATGACCTTACATTAATAGATACGCGTCATAAATCAGAATTCGCAAAAGGACATCTTAAAGGTTCTATCAATATTCAGAATAATAACTCACTCGCAAATTGGGCTGGCTGGATGATTCGCTATGATGAAAACCTGGTATTAATAACTGATGATGGAAATCAAGAAGAAATTACTCGCAAATTAATGCGAATTGGATTGGATAATATCAAAGGTTTTATAACCAATATAGATGACGCTGAATTAGAAAAGACGAAAATAGTAGATGCTGATGAAGTGGAGTCTATGAAAGAGGATGAAGATACGGTCTTATTGGATGTTCGTGGTAAATCTGAATTTAAAGCAGAACATATACCTGGAGCGGATCATAGATTTGTCGGATCATTCAGAAAATCATTACCTAATGATATTAAAGATAAAAAAATCATAATCCAATGTCAATCTGGAGACCGGGCAACTATAGCAGCCTCGTATCTTGAAAAAAATGGATTTGACAAAGTATATAACTACGCTGGTAGTTTCTTAGATTGGAAAAAACAAGGTAAAGAAACTACTAAATAGTATATTTGAGTATGAGTCTGATCGAGGATGCTTATATAGGAATATTAGAACCCGCCTTAATTGAGGAAATTAAGGCGGTTGCTACTTTAAGAACATTCCAAAGTGGTGAAACTATAATGGATATTGGGCAATATATTCGTGCAATGCCTTTATTATTGTCTGGAGCAATTAAAATTATGCGTGAGGACGAAAAAGAAGGCGAATTGTTGCTGTATTATCTTGAAAAGGGAGAGACCTGCACCATGTCAATTGCCTGTTGCATAGGTAATAAGAAAAGCGAAATTAGAGCGCAAGCTGAAATGGAAACTACTGTAGCAATGATTCCTAACCAATATTTAAATGAATGGCTCGCGAAATATGGCTCTTGGAGGAGCTTTATTCTCAACAGTTATTCATCTAGAATGAATGAAATGCTGGGTGCTATAGATAACCTTGCATTTTCAAAAATGGAAGATAGAATTCTGAATTATCTAAAAGAAAAAGTCAGACTTACAGATGATAGAATTCTAACTGTTACACATCAAGATATTGCTTTGGACTTGAATACTTCAAGAGTAGTAGTTTCTAGGATATTAAAGAAACTGGAAAACGAAGATAAAATTGTTCTTTTGAGAAATGAAATTAGGGTGTTGATATAAAAGACAATAGAAGCCCAAATTGATAGTATGAAATATTTTTGTGTTTAAAAACCTTCTTCAAGGTTGCAATAGCCTTTGATCGAGAGAAATAAACATTACTGCTTGTTGTACCTAATTCAGCACATATTTCTTCTGTATTTTTCCCTTCTAAAACAGATAGTTGGAAAATTTGACCTTGTTGTTTAGGCAATTTCTCAATCTCAATAACTATCAACTCTATTAATTCTGTGTAGATAATTTTGTTTAAAATATTAAAATCGCAAAATCCAGTTGACCCAAATTTTCAAGATTTTATAAAAACGAGATGTGCCAATTTTAAATATATTTGTTAGATCAAATAAATATATCATGGAACTAATCAAATACATTCAAACATCAAATAATCAGCCTGTGTGGATCGATCCAACAAATGTAATAGCTGTATGTAAAACAAGTGAAGGCAAATCAACACTACTTTTATTGGGAGGACATAAAATAGATATAGATTTAGACCCTCACTTCTTAATGGCAAAAATGGAAAAGTTTATAACAAAACAAGAGGCTTAGACTAAAACAAGGTCAATTCACCTTTAGGATTATTGAGGTCATAATTAGCCGTTATGACCTCAATTTTCTTTTTCCCTGATCCACCAGTACCATTTGCTACACTAACACTTTGCTCAATCTTCTTTGTTCTCCATCCGTTTTTAACTGTATATTTAGACAATATTTCACTTGGATAACTACTCATTAGAAACTTGCCTTCTATTTGCTCTAAGGTCTTTAAAAGAGCCTCAAAATCCTCAATTGAATAACCATCATAATGACCACAGTCAGAATTAAAGTAAGGAGGATCACAGTAATGAAATGCACCATTATAATCACGTGATTTTATTACTCTCAAAGCATCTGTATTCTCAATTTGAACGCTCTGTAATCTTATTGCATAATCTTCAGTAAAGGAATCTCGTTTATTGCTTATTTTTCGGGAAGTAGTTCCCTTCACAACATCGTAGCCCCATGTACCATCAAGCATTGCACTAAACGATTGTGAAGAAAGTACCCAAACAGCCCAAGCCCTCTGTATTCTAGTAAATAGATGTGGATTATTATAAATTACTGTTGCATCAGCATGTAAAGAACGTGAATGCAAGCTAATCCTTACCATCTTTTCTAATTCAATAAATTCATTTTGACACACATCATAAAAATTTATAAGTTCTCGGTTATAGTCATTAATGACTTCTACTTCACTAGGTCTTTTCGCCCAAAATATTGCGCCCCCTCCAACAAATGGTTCTACATAAGTTTGATGTTTTGGGAATAAAGGAACAATTGTACTTACTAAATTTTGCTTACCTCCGTAATAACTTATAGGCGTTTTTAAATCTCTCATATCTTTTATTTAGCTATATTTGTATCTCTCACCTTTTAATGCAAAACACCCCAGTCAGAAGACTTGCAGTCCTCCGCTTGGGGTGTTTTGCTCTAAAATTAAAAGGTGAGATGTTTAATTTTGCGGAGGACTCTTTTTTTAAGCCTATCCTCCTAAAGGCTTTATATGTTACCCATAACCTTCAAGCCACTGACTTCCTGAATATCTATACTTGTAAGTTCCTCCACGTACAAGACTTGAATTCCCTGAAGCCGTGTTATCCATTTTATAGATATCGCTTCCATTACCATAGATTGTGATATTGCCACCTGTAGCATTTTTAATTAGCACCGAACGTCCTGTTTCAACCCCTACAGATGGAAGAAATACATTTGAATTTGAACCACCTTTGGCAACGAAGTAATCAAATTCAGTGATGTAAGTATCAGCGTTATCATTGTCAATCCTTACAGGTTCGTACATAGCACCAAGAAACTTAACGCTTGATAGCATTGCACCGTAACGCCCCCACGCACCCCAAAGTAATTGTAATGCCTGTGCTGCTAAATCTTGTCTTCTGACACCGATTACACCAGCACGAACATCTGCTGTGAAAATTGGACGTTCAGAAGGTCTTACAACAGAAGCTTCACCAACTATTGAACCTGAAAAGTCCAAACCTGTTGAGGATGGCAAAAAGCTCATCCCTGCATTTCTACTCAAAACACCCCAATCACTTAATATAATTCCGCTTGATGGGTTAGTCGGATTTGAACCTCCATTATTAACGTCTGTTGATCTTAGTGTTGTTGTATCAATAACGAAGCCCCCAATTTTCCCTTTGCTCGCAGACATAGAACCATCATTTAGCACGTTAAAAGGGGCTGTATTACGACCTTCAGCCGTTGCACCAGCCCAGAACCTTACCGATGAATTACCGTTGTCTGAAAGCCCCGAAATACCTGCATTTGAATAACCATCAGAACCGACACTTATCAATTGAGCAAATAACCGAACAACATTGATAAAATAAGCTGTGATCGTATCCGTCTCGATATCACCACCGCTGATCATGGTAAACATTTTTGTAGGTCTGAAGGAACGTTTACCCTCGATAACGGATGAAAGTACACCAAGATTAAAAAAACCAGTAGCCGTTTTCCGAATC
The Sphingobacterium daejeonense genome window above contains:
- a CDS encoding Crp/Fnr family transcriptional regulator, which produces MSLIEDAYIGILEPALIEEIKAVATLRTFQSGETIMDIGQYIRAMPLLLSGAIKIMREDEKEGELLLYYLEKGETCTMSIACCIGNKKSEIRAQAEMETTVAMIPNQYLNEWLAKYGSWRSFILNSYSSRMNEMLGAIDNLAFSKMEDRILNYLKEKVRLTDDRILTVTHQDIALDLNTSRVVVSRILKKLENEDKIVLLRNEIRVLI
- a CDS encoding DUF6691 family protein; this translates as MVTRSSYLLKLNQFRDILIGGILFGLGWPLIGACPGPIFVLIGAGVYPMLIVAGFAILGTYLYGLVKDKLPH
- a CDS encoding sulfite exporter TauE/SafE family protein, giving the protein MSGLVWRWWRLFNYSCLDYFNHMSMRNAVGTSLVIIACNSLFGFIGNLDLQLIDWHFLLTISVIAIVGILIGARMSQKIDGKKLKPAFGWFVLIMGLVVIMQELIK
- a CDS encoding sigma factor-like helix-turn-helix DNA-binding protein; its protein translation is MIVIEIEKLPKQQGQIFQLSVLEGKNTEEICAELGTTSSNVYFSRSKAIATLKKVFKHKNISYYQFGLLLSFISTP
- a CDS encoding sulfite exporter TauE/SafE family protein produces the protein MDIFQQLQLVYHWGLIGGGGSILTVPVLVYLFHVEPLMATTYSLFIVGTTSSVGALPYLKSKSIDFQTALYFGLPSIITVFLTRHYLLDLIPETFMLTSGWEFNKNQAIMLLFAVLMVFAAYKMIKGKAGEKVNKNSKGNIFSLIVQGIFCRFNQRISLALVAAF
- a CDS encoding MBL fold metallo-hydrolase, whose amino-acid sequence is MFFQQVYDKTLAQASYFIGCQAKNVAIVIDAKRDIDTYLEIAKQNNMKITHVAETHIHADFLAGSRELVEVTGADLYLSDEGGENWQYEFPHIGLKEGDKIEVGNLSLEVIHTPGHTPESISFVLRDHPASNEPVMIFTGDFVFVGDIGRPDLLEEAAGMVGTKEIGAEQMFESLKKFAALPDYVQVWPGHGAGSTCGKALGAVPSSTVGYEKIRNWAFQFGDDYEGFKNYLLSDQPEAPVYFAMMKKLNKIDRPLLVEVPQHPTLSLDNIANRNDLTLIDTRHKSEFAKGHLKGSINIQNNNSLANWAGWMIRYDENLVLITDDGNQEEITRKLMRIGLDNIKGFITNIDDAELEKTKIVDADEVESMKEDEDTVLLDVRGKSEFKAEHIPGADHRFVGSFRKSLPNDIKDKKIIIQCQSGDRATIAASYLEKNGFDKVYNYAGSFLDWKKQGKETTK
- a CDS encoding DNA adenine methylase, whose amino-acid sequence is MRDLKTPISYYGGKQNLVSTIVPLFPKHQTYVEPFVGGGAIFWAKRPSEVEVINDYNRELINFYDVCQNEFIELEKMVRISLHSRSLHADATVIYNNPHLFTRIQRAWAVWVLSSQSFSAMLDGTWGYDVVKGTTSRKISNKRDSFTEDYAIRLQSVQIENTDALRVIKSRDYNGAFHYCDPPYFNSDCGHYDGYSIEDFEALLKTLEQIEGKFLMSSYPSEILSKYTVKNGWRTKKIEQSVSVANGTGGSGKKKIEVITANYDLNNPKGELTLF
- a CDS encoding YeeE/YedE family protein, whose product is MIGFGTRYAGGCTSGHAISGLSDLQLPSLIAVIGFFIGGLA